Proteins encoded within one genomic window of Kibdelosporangium phytohabitans:
- a CDS encoding AfsR/SARP family transcriptional regulator: MEFEVLGPVAIRTGTGRSTMGGQLRSTLLGVLLARANRPVPVSALADAMWNDAVDDRTPQKLHLHVHKLRRFLDDPDRVSSSAGGYQLRVLPGELDAERFESLADEAAARVAADPPE, translated from the coding sequence GTGGAGTTCGAGGTACTCGGGCCGGTGGCGATCCGGACCGGCACCGGCCGCTCGACCATGGGCGGACAGCTGCGGAGCACCCTGCTCGGTGTCCTGCTGGCACGGGCCAACCGGCCGGTCCCGGTGAGCGCCTTGGCCGACGCGATGTGGAACGACGCCGTGGACGACCGGACGCCGCAGAAACTGCACCTGCACGTGCACAAGCTGCGCCGGTTTCTCGACGACCCCGATCGCGTGTCGTCCAGCGCCGGTGGCTACCAGCTGCGAGTACTGCCCGGTGAGCTCGACGCCGAACGGTTCGAGTCACTGGCCGACGAGGCCGCCGCGCGCGTGGCGGCCGATCCGCCCGAATAG
- a CDS encoding GGDEF domain-containing protein — protein MQVQNVQEVDSMLAEAQHRGEPRIVAQLLRSAVAIRLVTSGEASTAQPYLEEMMVHTRRHGLLVLEADAHALLGRLLLMAGAEDVALTEAAIALAMLDDPLVPDGTLSRRTWNLLLATTLMDIGLVLTQLGVYEEADQAMNRASRYIRDSPVPHQISVHLINRIRMLVGWGLRLERVDQSETAHEKFQTAAAISQAVEGPFRESLFPRKADKSASEQVPVIAAALALADPSPDHVERLFEIKPTAKYARELIITAIALARCLEQTGLVDEAVDVLADARIALEDDPSEPTLRLCLIREFARLSGPDGGERTMSALESYAHELETQLWDMRESRIATLNTRREHERLTRKHGETEHKAMHDPLTGLPNRRALDERLELLSARADNHPMALALVDLDGFKEVNDQFSHADGDDVLRVVASTVRDTLRGGDMVARYGGDEFVVLLPGAPLHAAEAALGRAVQAVSDLPHDLSHGVTLSVGVVALRQNETAARALARADAAMYEAKRNGGNGVAAVRMSTETAQSGRVVDDPAWVVPEAT, from the coding sequence ATGCAGGTCCAGAACGTGCAAGAGGTCGACAGCATGTTGGCGGAAGCACAGCATCGGGGCGAGCCGCGCATTGTCGCCCAGCTCCTGCGTTCTGCCGTTGCCATCCGCCTGGTGACCTCCGGCGAGGCGAGCACGGCCCAGCCGTACCTCGAAGAGATGATGGTGCACACCCGCAGGCACGGCCTGCTGGTGCTGGAAGCCGACGCCCACGCCCTGCTCGGCCGCCTGCTGCTGATGGCGGGCGCCGAGGACGTGGCGCTCACCGAGGCGGCCATCGCGCTCGCGATGCTGGACGACCCGCTGGTCCCGGACGGCACGCTCAGCAGGCGGACCTGGAACCTGCTGCTCGCGACCACCCTGATGGACATCGGCCTCGTGCTCACCCAGCTCGGCGTGTACGAGGAAGCCGACCAGGCGATGAACCGGGCGAGCCGGTACATCCGCGACAGCCCGGTGCCGCACCAGATCTCGGTCCACCTGATCAACCGCATCCGGATGCTCGTCGGCTGGGGCCTGCGGCTGGAACGCGTCGACCAGTCCGAGACCGCGCACGAGAAGTTCCAGACCGCCGCGGCGATCTCGCAAGCCGTCGAAGGCCCGTTCCGCGAATCGCTCTTCCCGCGCAAAGCCGACAAGTCCGCCTCGGAACAGGTCCCGGTGATCGCCGCCGCGCTCGCCCTCGCCGACCCGTCACCGGACCACGTGGAGCGGCTGTTCGAGATCAAACCGACCGCGAAGTACGCCCGCGAGCTGATCATCACCGCCATCGCGCTGGCCCGCTGCCTCGAGCAGACCGGCCTGGTCGACGAGGCCGTCGACGTGCTCGCCGACGCCCGGATCGCGCTGGAGGACGACCCGTCCGAGCCGACGCTGCGCCTGTGCCTGATCCGCGAGTTCGCCCGGCTGTCCGGACCGGACGGCGGTGAACGCACGATGAGCGCGTTGGAGAGCTACGCGCACGAACTCGAGACGCAACTGTGGGACATGCGCGAATCGCGGATCGCGACGCTGAACACCCGTCGCGAACACGAACGGCTGACGCGCAAGCACGGCGAGACCGAGCACAAGGCCATGCACGACCCGTTGACCGGCCTGCCGAACCGCCGAGCGCTGGACGAACGGCTGGAACTGCTCTCCGCCCGTGCAGACAACCACCCGATGGCGCTCGCGCTCGTCGACCTGGACGGGTTCAAGGAAGTCAACGACCAGTTCTCCCACGCCGACGGCGACGACGTGCTGCGCGTGGTGGCGAGCACCGTCCGTGACACGTTGCGCGGCGGGGACATGGTCGCCCGCTACGGCGGCGACGAGTTCGTCGTCCTGCTGCCCGGGGCGCCGTTGCACGCCGCCGAGGCGGCACTCGGCCGCGCCGTGCAGGCGGTCTCCGATCTGCCCCATGATCTTTCCCACGGTGTGACCTTGTCCGTCGGCGTGGTAGCGCTGCGTCAGAACGAGACCGCAGCGCGTGCGCTCGCTCGTGCCGACGCGGCGATGTACGAAGCGAAACGCAACGGCGGCAACGGAGTCGCGGCCGTCAGGATGAGCACCGAGACCGCGCAGTCCGGGCGAGTTGTCGATGACCCCGCGTGGGTCGTGCCAGAGGCAACGTAG
- a CDS encoding DUF397 domain-containing protein → MALEPHVWTKYSTSGNNCVEVMLTDTEVIVRNSNHPDAGTLSFTHAEWDSHTQGQKLGVFDLPG, encoded by the coding sequence ATGGCGCTGGAACCCCACGTCTGGACCAAGTACTCGACAAGCGGGAACAACTGCGTGGAGGTCATGCTGACCGACACAGAGGTCATCGTCCGCAACTCCAACCACCCCGACGCAGGCACCCTTTCCTTCACCCACGCCGAATGGGACTCCCACACCCAGGGGCAGAAACTCGGCGTCTTCGACCTGCCCGGCTAG
- a CDS encoding TetR/AcrR family transcriptional regulator translates to MTGTQRRRQLLDVARSLFAEKGFDGASVEEIAHRAGVSKPVVYEHFGGKEGIYAVVVDREMDYLLSAITESLSEDMHPRTLLEHAATALLDYVDTSTDGFRILVRDSPVASSHGTFSSLLSDIASHVEHILGVHFSSRGYDAKLAGLYAQALVGMVALTGQWWLDVRKPRKSDVAAHLVNLAWNGLSHLEHKPKAHR, encoded by the coding sequence ATGACCGGAACCCAGCGCCGGCGGCAGCTGCTCGACGTCGCCCGGTCGCTGTTCGCCGAGAAGGGCTTCGACGGCGCGTCGGTCGAGGAGATCGCGCACCGCGCCGGCGTGAGCAAGCCGGTGGTCTACGAGCACTTCGGTGGCAAGGAAGGCATCTACGCGGTGGTGGTGGACCGCGAGATGGACTACCTGCTCTCGGCGATCACCGAATCGCTGTCGGAGGACATGCACCCCCGGACTTTGCTGGAGCACGCGGCGACGGCGCTGCTGGACTACGTGGACACGTCGACCGACGGTTTCCGGATTCTCGTGCGGGATTCGCCCGTGGCGAGCTCGCACGGGACGTTCTCGAGCCTGCTGTCGGACATCGCGAGCCATGTCGAGCACATCCTCGGCGTGCACTTCTCGTCGCGTGGCTACGACGCGAAGCTGGCCGGGTTGTACGCGCAGGCGCTGGTCGGCATGGTCGCGTTGACCGGGCAGTGGTGGCTGGACGTTCGCAAGCCGCGCAAGTCCGACGTGGCGGCGCACCTGGTCAACCTGGCGTGGAACGGCCTGTCGCACCTGGAGCACAAGCCCAAGGCCCACCGCTGA
- a CDS encoding helix-turn-helix domain-containing protein, with protein sequence MPSGQRRTAERIQVGTTLKRMRLEAGLTREVPAGKLGISPTTIGNIEQGRTKIAHTKLAALLELYGAPADQAADLMEVNREAHRTVVRVPYGGEIWPHQRRSSDLINAATRIGYYSPEIFPGVLQARGYARAIMAPTGHMTDKLEIRINFRLTLGEALTREDDPLELWAVIGEAALHKNIGGCEAMREQLTHVVELCRQRANITVQVLPLNAREHQLLGTTVTIYEVDNLATIASVDTSVSEHFLEHDPLVADAARRFSDVRLKALDPLTSVDMIEEVANRR encoded by the coding sequence ATGCCGTCCGGTCAACGCCGAACCGCGGAACGCATCCAGGTGGGCACGACGCTCAAGCGGATGCGCCTGGAAGCAGGCCTCACCAGGGAGGTGCCAGCCGGGAAACTCGGCATCTCCCCGACGACGATCGGCAACATCGAACAGGGCCGGACCAAGATCGCCCACACCAAGCTGGCGGCGTTGCTGGAACTCTACGGCGCACCCGCGGACCAGGCCGCAGACCTGATGGAGGTCAACCGCGAAGCACACCGCACGGTGGTTCGTGTGCCTTACGGCGGCGAGATCTGGCCGCACCAACGCCGTTCCTCGGATCTGATCAACGCGGCGACCAGAATCGGCTACTACAGCCCGGAAATCTTCCCCGGCGTTCTCCAGGCAAGGGGCTACGCCCGAGCAATCATGGCGCCAACCGGCCACATGACCGACAAACTGGAGATCCGGATCAACTTCCGGCTGACCCTGGGCGAAGCCCTGACGCGCGAGGACGACCCACTCGAACTCTGGGCAGTCATCGGAGAAGCCGCACTGCACAAGAACATCGGCGGGTGCGAGGCGATGCGCGAACAGTTGACGCATGTCGTCGAACTCTGCCGACAGCGCGCGAACATCACCGTCCAGGTGCTGCCGCTGAACGCCCGCGAACACCAACTCCTTGGCACCACAGTCACCATCTACGAGGTGGACAACCTGGCGACGATCGCCAGCGTCGACACCAGTGTCAGCGAACACTTCCTCGAACACGACCCGCTCGTGGCCGACGCGGCTCGACGGTTCAGCGATGTGCGACTTAAGGCCCTGGATCCACTGACCAGCGTCGATATGATCGAGGAGGTCGCGAATCGTCGATGA
- a CDS encoding class I adenylate-forming enzyme family protein, with protein MSFPDAVFAALRTEPPRIAVEHGSRSVTRAGLLRLTGRIAAGMRAAGVKRGSGVAMITSVTPEALAAYLAAWALGARLVGIRPGFSEKQLDHILGDGHDLIVTDDKLPDLLENDDEPLLLTSRPQDVARLVHTSGSTGLPKACAQTYEALSAHYTWNPDSWDAATTAMAAACDRYLLFGSLASVVVQDYLALCLLHGGTAVIPEELDFPRVLADLRITFTIMNVPRLYAILDSLRDNPLDLRSLRGMIVAGSPLAPHRLREAMDRIGPVIYHHYGQSETNGLTVTTPEEIAAGHDDTVGKPHGGAEIEIRDGEIWARTPWMMREYWENPAETAETLVDGWIRTRDLGVLEDGRLRLTGRARDVVIVNGYPLYAGPIERVLATHPDVDQAYVLGPEEVLHAFVIPRPGTQPDPADLSTLVRDELGADSVPSTITFVDSVPLAPSGKPDKQALLGDD; from the coding sequence ATGTCGTTCCCGGACGCGGTCTTCGCCGCACTGCGCACCGAACCGCCACGAATCGCTGTCGAACACGGCTCCCGCAGCGTGACCAGGGCCGGCCTGCTGCGTCTGACCGGCCGGATCGCCGCCGGGATGCGCGCGGCCGGGGTCAAGCGCGGCTCGGGCGTCGCGATGATCACGTCGGTGACGCCGGAGGCTTTGGCGGCGTATCTGGCCGCGTGGGCGCTGGGCGCGCGGCTCGTCGGGATCCGGCCGGGGTTCAGCGAGAAGCAACTCGACCACATCCTCGGCGACGGCCACGACCTGATCGTCACCGACGACAAACTCCCTGACCTGCTGGAAAACGACGACGAACCACTGCTGCTGACCTCACGGCCGCAGGACGTGGCCCGGTTGGTCCACACGAGCGGGAGCACAGGCCTGCCGAAGGCGTGCGCGCAGACGTACGAGGCGCTTTCCGCGCACTACACGTGGAATCCGGACAGCTGGGACGCCGCGACGACGGCGATGGCCGCGGCGTGTGACCGTTATCTGCTGTTCGGCAGTCTCGCGAGCGTGGTGGTGCAGGACTACCTCGCGTTGTGCCTGCTGCACGGCGGAACCGCGGTGATCCCCGAGGAGCTGGACTTCCCGCGGGTGCTGGCGGACCTGCGGATCACGTTCACGATCATGAACGTGCCCAGGTTGTACGCGATCCTGGATTCGTTGCGGGACAACCCTCTTGACCTTCGAAGCCTGCGCGGCATGATCGTCGCGGGCTCGCCGCTGGCCCCGCACCGCCTGCGTGAGGCGATGGACCGGATCGGCCCGGTGATCTACCACCACTACGGCCAGAGCGAGACCAACGGCCTGACCGTCACCACGCCGGAGGAAATCGCCGCAGGGCACGACGACACGGTCGGGAAACCTCACGGCGGCGCGGAGATCGAGATCCGCGACGGCGAGATCTGGGCCCGCACACCGTGGATGATGCGCGAGTACTGGGAAAACCCCGCCGAGACAGCGGAAACCCTGGTCGACGGCTGGATCCGCACCCGCGACCTCGGCGTGCTGGAAGACGGCCGGCTGCGCCTGACCGGCCGCGCCCGCGACGTCGTGATCGTCAACGGCTACCCGTTGTACGCAGGCCCGATCGAACGCGTCCTGGCCACCCACCCGGACGTCGACCAGGCGTACGTGCTCGGCCCGGAGGAAGTGCTGCACGCCTTCGTCATCCCCCGGCCAGGCACGCAGCCGGACCCGGCCGATCTGTCCACATTGGTCCGTGACGAGCTCGGCGCGGACAGCGTGCCGTCGACGATCACGTTCGTCGACTCGGTCCCGCTGGCCCCAAGCGGCAAACCGGACAAGCAGGCGCTGCTGGGCGACGACTAG
- a CDS encoding PQQ-dependent sugar dehydrogenase, with product MRRTAVLLVTIAALSACSESSAGRVPPPTGANGQQPSTPQESKAPGLKIETVAGGLEHGWDIAFLPDGKALVTQRTGKLALLSSTTQGATVTQVQADFGDVLVAGEGGLMGMVPDPGFATNREFITCQTYKENGTARDIRLVRWRLAPDGASAQRVKVMLSGFPVAQGGRHSGCRPTIAPDGALLVGTGDTARPAPSQDRTDLGGKVLRLDVKTGGPAPGNPFAGSQNANEQRVYTYGHRNVQGVAIRPGSGQVITAEHGPDKNDEVNLELPGKNYGWDPSQGGRVTSYDEDVPMTDLQRFPDAVPALWESGDRTEAVCASAFLDGPQWGDLNGSLVVTALKGAKLLLFKLDNAGKVQSVSVPPEFDDDYGRLRAARQGPDGALYVTTSNGTDDKLLRVTRS from the coding sequence ATGCGACGAACAGCTGTGCTCCTCGTCACAATCGCCGCCCTGTCCGCGTGCAGCGAGTCCTCCGCGGGCAGAGTGCCACCGCCGACCGGCGCGAACGGCCAGCAGCCGAGCACGCCGCAGGAATCCAAGGCCCCCGGTCTGAAGATCGAGACGGTCGCGGGCGGCCTCGAGCACGGCTGGGACATCGCCTTCCTGCCAGACGGCAAAGCGCTCGTCACCCAGCGCACCGGCAAGCTCGCGCTGCTGTCGTCGACCACGCAGGGCGCCACTGTCACGCAGGTCCAGGCCGATTTCGGCGATGTGCTCGTCGCCGGTGAGGGCGGGCTGATGGGCATGGTGCCCGACCCGGGCTTCGCCACGAACCGCGAGTTCATCACGTGCCAGACGTACAAGGAGAACGGCACCGCCCGGGACATCCGACTGGTCCGCTGGCGCCTGGCTCCCGACGGCGCGAGTGCGCAGCGCGTGAAGGTCATGCTTTCGGGTTTCCCGGTGGCTCAGGGTGGCAGGCACTCCGGTTGCCGCCCGACCATCGCCCCGGACGGCGCACTGCTGGTGGGCACGGGTGACACGGCACGGCCCGCGCCGTCGCAGGACCGCACCGACCTCGGCGGCAAAGTCCTCCGGCTGGACGTCAAGACCGGCGGACCGGCGCCCGGCAACCCGTTCGCCGGTTCGCAGAACGCCAACGAGCAGCGCGTCTACACCTACGGCCACCGCAACGTGCAGGGCGTGGCGATCCGGCCGGGCAGCGGCCAGGTCATCACGGCCGAGCACGGCCCGGACAAGAACGACGAGGTCAACCTCGAACTGCCGGGCAAGAACTACGGCTGGGACCCGTCGCAGGGCGGTCGGGTCACCAGCTATGACGAGGACGTCCCCATGACCGACCTGCAACGCTTCCCGGACGCGGTCCCGGCGCTGTGGGAGTCCGGCGACCGCACCGAAGCGGTCTGCGCGTCGGCGTTCCTCGATGGCCCGCAGTGGGGTGACCTGAACGGCTCGCTCGTGGTGACCGCGTTGAAGGGCGCGAAGCTCCTGCTGTTCAAGCTGGACAACGCGGGCAAGGTGCAGTCGGTGTCCGTTCCGCCCGAGTTCGACGACGACTACGGCCGGTTGCGCGCCGCGCGCCAGGGCCCGGACGGCGCTCTCTACGTGACGACATCGAACGGAACCGACGACAAACTGCTGCGAGTCACGCGAAGCTAG
- a CDS encoding acyl-CoA desaturase has translation MTSTLDKSEESAAGDKGPKPLFEGKRNLATQIAVYVFILVPFAALIAAVPLLWGWGLSWVDVGLSLFFFYFSGLGVTVGYHRLFTHNSFKAKRPMRIMLAVMGSMAVQSPPITWVADHRRHHAFSDREGDPHSPWLFGTSPWALARGFWHAHMGWIFENNVTNKERFAPDLMADKDIVKVNKLFIPLTVLTFLMPAVLGGLITWSWWGAFTAFFWAGFVRVAILHHVTWSTNSICHMIGERPFKSRDKAANFWPLAILSFGESWHNLHHADPTCARHGVQRGQIDTSARLIWIFEKFGWVYDVRWPTQQRLARLAVGKD, from the coding sequence ATGACATCAACCCTCGACAAGTCCGAGGAGTCGGCGGCGGGCGACAAGGGCCCGAAACCGCTCTTCGAGGGCAAGCGGAACCTGGCAACGCAGATCGCGGTGTACGTCTTCATCCTGGTGCCGTTCGCGGCGCTCATCGCGGCTGTTCCGCTGCTGTGGGGTTGGGGGCTGAGCTGGGTCGACGTCGGTCTGTCGCTGTTCTTCTTCTACTTCTCCGGGCTCGGCGTGACCGTCGGGTACCACCGGCTGTTCACGCACAACTCGTTCAAGGCCAAGCGACCGATGCGGATCATGCTCGCGGTCATGGGCAGCATGGCGGTCCAGTCGCCGCCGATCACCTGGGTCGCCGACCACCGCAGGCACCACGCGTTCTCCGACCGCGAGGGCGACCCGCACTCGCCGTGGCTGTTCGGCACGTCGCCGTGGGCGCTGGCGCGCGGTTTCTGGCACGCGCACATGGGCTGGATCTTCGAGAACAACGTCACGAACAAGGAGCGCTTCGCGCCCGACCTGATGGCCGACAAGGACATCGTCAAGGTCAACAAGCTGTTCATCCCGCTGACCGTCCTGACGTTCCTGATGCCCGCCGTGCTCGGCGGGTTGATCACGTGGTCGTGGTGGGGCGCGTTCACGGCGTTCTTCTGGGCCGGGTTCGTCCGGGTGGCGATCCTGCACCACGTGACGTGGTCGACCAACTCGATCTGCCACATGATCGGCGAGCGGCCGTTCAAGAGCCGCGACAAGGCGGCCAACTTCTGGCCGCTGGCGATCCTGTCCTTCGGCGAGTCGTGGCACAACCTGCACCACGCCGACCCGACCTGCGCCCGGCACGGCGTGCAGCGCGGCCAGATCGACACCTCCGCCCGCCTGATCTGGATCTTCGAGAAGTTCGGCTGGGTGTACGACGTGCGCTGGCCGACCCAGCAGCGGCTGGCCCGTTTGGCGGTCGGCAAGGACTGA
- a CDS encoding enoyl-CoA hydratase/isomerase family protein: MHLRMETAGAVATLTIDRPGKRNALNLDMWTAIPELVGSLGPDTRVLLIQGGEHFSAGADIAEFEALRSGADDAARYSEIVHAAERAITDFPQPTIAVINGFCIGGGCEIALACDMRIAADDARFGITPAKLGIVYNFTSTKQLVDAVGKAWAKQILFTSEIIDAATALRIGLVNELHPEGDLEARAKQLADTISSRAQVTVRGSKKIINRIADGEHEDDSVRALYDEAVHSADYAEGVRAFLEKRTPRF; encoded by the coding sequence GTGCATCTCAGGATGGAGACGGCCGGCGCCGTCGCGACGCTGACGATCGACCGGCCGGGCAAGCGCAACGCGCTGAACCTGGACATGTGGACGGCGATCCCGGAGCTGGTCGGCTCACTGGGCCCGGACACCCGGGTGCTGCTGATCCAGGGCGGCGAGCACTTCTCGGCCGGTGCGGACATCGCGGAGTTCGAGGCGCTGCGCTCGGGAGCCGACGACGCCGCCCGCTACAGCGAGATCGTGCACGCGGCCGAGCGCGCGATCACCGACTTCCCGCAGCCGACGATCGCGGTGATCAACGGCTTCTGCATCGGCGGCGGCTGTGAGATCGCACTGGCCTGCGACATGCGGATCGCCGCGGACGACGCGCGGTTCGGGATCACCCCGGCGAAGCTCGGCATCGTCTACAACTTCACGTCGACGAAACAACTGGTCGACGCGGTGGGCAAGGCGTGGGCGAAGCAGATCCTGTTCACCAGCGAGATCATCGACGCGGCGACGGCACTGCGGATCGGCCTGGTCAACGAGCTGCACCCGGAAGGCGACCTGGAAGCACGGGCCAAGCAACTGGCGGACACGATCTCCAGCCGCGCCCAGGTGACCGTGCGGGGATCGAAGAAGATCATCAACCGGATCGCTGACGGCGAGCACGAGGACGACAGTGTCCGTGCCCTGTACGACGAGGCCGTGCACAGTGCGGACTACGCGGAAGGTGTGCGGGCGTTCCTGGAGAAGCGTACGCCGAGGTTCTAG